The genomic segment ataaatatggatTATATTATTCCACCTCCagataaagaagaagagcTATTGTCTAAATTAGTATTTGGTGATAATACTGACTTTCAATCGAATTTGgctaattttgatttagaTTTCCTATCCAATGATCATGTTGATGTTGATGTTCAGTCAGATGCAGGCAGTGAAGATGATAGTGAAGCAGAGTTGATCAATAATGTGAATGATGATCAACTTTTTTTTGTCGATGATGGTAATGATCGTGTTGATAATGgagatgaagataaaatgGATGTTGATTCAGATGTGAATGCTTCTTTAGAAGATATATCTTCTGAAGATGGAAATAGTGATGCATGGGAAGATTCTGATGATGAAAGAATTAGAATTGACATTACGGCATCTAACAAGTCTAAGAAGCTTAGAACTTCATATGCGCAATCACAAATTAACGGTAGCGATTATGTTCACCGTTTAAGGGCtcaatttgaaagaatatACCCAAAGCCAAAATGGGTTGATGACGTTTCGGAAGAGAGTAACAGTGACAACAGCGACGCTGGGAATTCTGATGATGAATATGAAAAGGTTATAAATGGTGATATAAACGCtttatctaaaatattagaGTCCAGTTATCAATACaaagatatttcaaattctatACTGTTGCCTAAAGGAAAATTAGATATCATCCGTCTAAAAGATGCAAATGCTGCACATCCTTCCAAATCTGCAGTTcaatcattatcatttcaCCCTAACAAACCGCTTCTGCTGACTGGTGGTTTTGATAGAACATTAAGGATATATCACATAGATggtaaaaataatcatttaGTATCCAGTTTATACTTGAAGGATACTCCAGTTCAAACCTGTACATTTTATGTTGCACCAAACAGTGGGAATTCAAAGAAAGTAACGCAGCAAAACATTTTCACTGGTGGTAGAAGACGCTACATGCATTCGTGGGACTTATCCACTCAACTAGTCCATAATCAAACAGCAAATACCTCAACTTctagaattgaaaaaatttctAGATTATATGGTCATCAAGATACTCAAAGatcttttgaaaagttCAAGTTAGGacatttttataattttacGAGTAATGAAACCCAtggtattattttattgcAAGGTAATAATGGTTGgattaatataatacatGCAACTACTGGTGTCTGGTTAACTGCTTGTAAGATTGAAGGTGTTTTGACCGATTTCTGTATTGATTATAAACCGTTAGCGGGCTCTAAATTCCAAACCATTTTAATTGCAGCTAACACTTCTGGTGAAATATGGGAATTCAACCtaagtaaaaataatgaagtaCAAAGAAGATGGAAAGATGCAGGTGGCATGGGCATAACTATAATCCAAGTTGGTGGCGGTACAAATACTGCAAATTTTTTCCCTGTATCTTCAGGGAAGATAAAGACCAATACATGGTTAGCCATTGGAAGTGAGAGTGGttatgtaaatatttatgaCAGAAGAAATAAGTTTGAAAACATCCAACCTGTCGCTTCTCTGGACCAATTAACAACcacaatttcttcattagtATTTTCTTCAGATGGTCAAATATTGTGCATGGCGTCAAGAGCTGTCAAAGATGCATTGAGATTGGTTCATTTACCTTC from the Tetrapisispora phaffii CBS 4417 chromosome 9, complete genome genome contains:
- the UTP18 gene encoding Utp18p (similar to Saccharomyces cerevisiae UTP18 (YJL069C); ancestral locus Anc_1.305); translated protein: MSTKGDKVQINMDYIIPPPDKEEELLSKLVFGDNTDFQSNLANFDLDFLSNDHVDVDVQSDAGSEDDSEAELINNVNDDQLFFVDDGNDRVDNGDEDKMDVDSDVNASLEDISSEDGNSDAWEDSDDERIRIDITASNKSKKLRTSYAQSQINGSDYVHRLRAQFERIYPKPKWVDDVSEESNSDNSDAGNSDDEYEKVINGDINALSKILESSYQYKDISNSILLPKGKLDIIRLKDANAAHPSKSAVQSLSFHPNKPLLLTGGFDRTLRIYHIDGKNNHLVSSLYLKDTPVQTCTFYVAPNSGNSKKVTQQNIFTGGRRRYMHSWDLSTQLVHNQTANTSTSRIEKISRLYGHQDTQRSFEKFKLGHFYNFTSNETHGIILLQGNNGWINIIHATTGVWLTACKIEGVLTDFCIDYKPLAGSKFQTILIAANTSGEIWEFNLSKNNEVQRRWKDAGGMGITIIQVGGGTNTANFFPVSSGKIKTNTWLAIGSESGYVNIYDRRNKFENIQPVASLDQLTTTISSLVFSSDGQILCMASRAVKDALRLVHLPSCTVFSNWPTSGTPFGRVTSVAFSSRSEMLAVGNEQGKVRLWRLNHY